The following coding sequences are from one Alkalibaculum bacchi window:
- a CDS encoding VirD4-like conjugal transfer protein, CD1115 family, which produces MFKRLKKYKKAEYLSHSYNYQVEGEDLPKEERKVNKKPLLISISAMVFILATINFLVVGYKDVAVRIGQLESPSLFDIFDLDLSKSFRLINIITPAFSLKSYLVLICIISFFGMLIYSKLNYKSETEIIYGQKGDSRFTTIEEIKEQYPAIPEKEKKFDGIGGIPISHYKDKYYIDTDTVNSCILGVSRSGKGEVIITPMIDILSRAEIQSSMVLNDPKGELFAASKDTLEKRGYDVHVLNLQDPLQSMSYNPLQSVIDAWMQGNEQDAAKRANSITYTLYNDPNAGENAFFNDGAQNAVTAIILALVEYCVKNNCSEKITMYNVAEMLNELGTLYYKEDPDDPFSEKNALDEFFTHLPQGHVAKKRYGSTSFAGEKTRGSILSTANQGLQPFVDPLFAKMTSKNSIDLKQIGFSKNLMGQLDDSLMNKRIRISFHKNNSEFTLIGSYRVKVKENGRYNLNFSENLQTGDLILIKYEDKNIKYKIIYEIQFEVEIDKKGNIIYQKKEGHEHIPEYKRQVRLKQRVNTFPIVQKELQMNYSDKPTALFMIIPDYDSSNHTLASIFIKQLYTELSQNCAETKGKKCFTRVQIILDEFGNMPPIDDMDQVMTVCLGRNIIFNLVVQSYSQIKRKYGEGAETIKENCQNHIYILSTNDETIEELSKKAGHKTIIGKSSNESHLDMDNKVTKSADQERIITFDRLSQLIEGETLVIRSLHRQDNERKKIRPYPIFNTKETNMPYRWQFLSNWLDTSKDLNDIDIKSEHSNLNLKDLDVDFSDFITDAEAKKKYISRIQDTEVENKSKKEVITHSTIELKIEQLSALLHNTQESENNVSLIKKIIQIYRENKYLPTKEKLELVEERLNDPLIISKIRELIEIQEN; this is translated from the coding sequence TTGTTCAAAAGGTTAAAGAAATATAAAAAGGCAGAATATTTGTCTCATTCATACAATTATCAGGTTGAAGGTGAAGATCTTCCTAAAGAAGAAAGAAAGGTAAATAAAAAACCATTGTTGATATCTATTTCAGCAATGGTTTTTATTTTAGCAACGATTAATTTTTTAGTTGTAGGTTATAAAGACGTAGCAGTTCGCATAGGACAATTAGAATCTCCTTCATTATTTGATATCTTTGATCTTGATTTGAGTAAGTCCTTTCGTTTAATAAATATTATTACTCCTGCATTTAGTCTTAAATCTTATTTAGTATTAATATGTATCATTTCTTTCTTTGGAATGCTTATTTATTCTAAATTAAATTATAAATCTGAAACAGAGATTATTTATGGCCAAAAGGGAGATTCACGTTTCACAACGATTGAAGAAATAAAAGAACAGTATCCTGCTATTCCAGAAAAAGAAAAAAAATTTGACGGTATAGGCGGGATTCCGATATCTCATTACAAAGATAAATATTACATCGATACAGATACAGTAAATTCCTGTATTTTAGGGGTATCACGCTCAGGAAAAGGTGAAGTTATTATCACTCCTATGATTGATATTTTAAGTAGAGCAGAAATTCAATCTAGCATGGTACTAAATGACCCAAAGGGAGAGCTTTTTGCAGCATCGAAAGATACTTTAGAAAAACGTGGGTATGATGTACATGTTCTTAACTTACAGGATCCACTGCAATCAATGTCTTACAATCCATTGCAATCTGTTATAGATGCTTGGATGCAAGGAAATGAGCAGGATGCTGCTAAAAGAGCGAATTCTATTACCTATACTCTTTATAACGATCCAAATGCAGGGGAAAATGCTTTTTTTAATGATGGAGCACAAAATGCTGTAACAGCAATCATTTTAGCTTTAGTTGAATATTGCGTAAAAAATAATTGTTCGGAAAAAATAACAATGTATAATGTTGCTGAAATGTTAAATGAATTAGGTACATTGTATTATAAAGAAGATCCAGATGATCCTTTTAGTGAAAAGAATGCATTAGATGAATTCTTTACTCATTTACCGCAGGGTCATGTTGCAAAAAAACGATATGGTTCAACATCTTTTGCAGGTGAAAAAACAAGAGGATCTATTCTATCTACAGCAAATCAAGGGTTACAGCCCTTTGTTGATCCACTGTTTGCGAAAATGACATCTAAAAATTCTATAGATTTAAAACAAATAGGATTTTCAAAAAACTTAATGGGCCAACTAGATGATTCGTTAATGAATAAAAGAATTCGTATAAGCTTTCATAAAAATAATAGCGAATTTACACTTATTGGATCTTATAGAGTGAAGGTAAAAGAAAACGGTAGGTATAATCTTAATTTTAGTGAAAATCTTCAAACAGGGGATTTGATTTTAATTAAATATGAAGACAAAAATATAAAATATAAGATTATTTATGAAATTCAGTTTGAAGTGGAAATAGATAAAAAAGGAAACATCATTTATCAAAAGAAAGAAGGACATGAACATATCCCAGAATATAAAAGGCAAGTAAGATTAAAACAACGTGTAAATACTTTTCCAATAGTACAGAAAGAATTACAAATGAATTATTCAGATAAGCCAACAGCTTTATTTATGATCATTCCAGACTATGATTCATCTAATCATACATTAGCATCTATTTTTATTAAGCAGCTCTACACAGAACTTTCTCAAAATTGTGCAGAAACAAAGGGAAAGAAGTGTTTTACACGAGTCCAAATTATCCTAGATGAATTCGGAAATATGCCACCAATAGACGATATGGATCAAGTAATGACAGTTTGCCTAGGGAGAAATATCATTTTTAATTTAGTTGTTCAATCCTATTCTCAAATAAAAAGAAAATATGGAGAAGGGGCAGAAACAATTAAAGAAAATTGTCAGAATCATATTTATATTTTATCAACAAATGATGAAACCATCGAGGAACTATCTAAAAAAGCAGGGCATAAAACAATTATTGGAAAGTCAAGTAATGAATCCCATTTAGATATGGATAATAAAGTTACTAAAAGTGCTGATCAAGAACGAATTATTACATTTGATAGACTTTCTCAACTTATCGAGGGAGAAACATTAGTTATTCGATCGTTACATAGACAAGATAATGAACGCAAAAAAATACGTCCATATCCTATTTTTAATACGAAAGAAACGAACATGCCTTATCGTTGGCAGTTTTTATCGAATTGGTTGGATACTTCTAAAGATCTAAATGATATTGATATTAAATCAGAACATTCAAATTTAAACTTAAAAGATTTAGATGTGGACTTTTCAGACTTTATTACAGATGCAGAAGCTAAGAAAAAATATATTTCAAGGATACAAGATACAGAAGTCGAAAATAAATCGAAAAAAGAGGTGATAACTCATTCAACAATAGAACTTAAAATAGAACAACTTTCTGCTTTATTACATAATACACAAGAATCTGAAAACAATGTATCTTTAATAAAAAAGATTATTCAAATATATCGAGAAAATAAATACTTACCTACTAAAGAAAAACTGGAGCTAGTAGAAGAAAGACTTAATGATCCACTTATAATCTCAAAAATTAGGGAGTTAATAGAAATACAGGAAAATTGA
- a CDS encoding TrbC/VirB2 family protein, translating into MKLIGEVTQNLVYNDFFSNVKTAIASFTSSVQGIALTVIIACIVITGLMFVFGEGPSRTAKKWLMYIIIGAVLIFGASTLGTTIRDVSGF; encoded by the coding sequence ATGAAATTAATTGGAGAGGTAACTCAAAACTTAGTATATAATGATTTCTTTTCAAACGTCAAAACAGCAATAGCATCCTTTACTAGCAGTGTACAAGGAATTGCATTAACAGTTATTATTGCTTGTATTGTTATTACTGGCTTGATGTTCGTTTTTGGAGAAGGACCTTCTCGTACAGCTAAAAAATGGTTAATGTATATTATCATTGGTGCTGTACTTATATTTGGTGCATCTACATTAGGAACGACAATTCGAGATGTATCAGGGTTTTAA
- a CDS encoding DUF5415 family protein produces the protein MAVKKKSNQLQMTVEKILKKKGVDYREWEKDIINQRKLEIMAGEDKEWTKKTIEEESMNLIMDEVIHSGITSDIVSKSNM, from the coding sequence ATGGCAGTTAAAAAAAAATCAAATCAATTACAAATGACTGTAGAAAAAATTCTTAAAAAGAAGGGCGTTGATTATAGAGAATGGGAAAAAGATATAATCAATCAAAGAAAACTAGAGATTATGGCAGGGGAAGATAAAGAATGGACAAAAAAAACTATAGAAGAAGAGTCTATGAATTTAATTATGGATGAAGTTATACATAGTGGGATTACAAGCGATATTGTTTCAAAAAGTAATATGTGA
- a CDS encoding CpaF/VirB11 family protein, with the protein MVLKKKNILPQKGLIDSKVLESIQDSLIQSHAELIVKGLLDPKARQELKYYVAKDHGYAVKGNEEIVEYIVQETVGTGVIEEIIKDETVTDIGYNGTDLIIESNDIKKKYTGDIEITDDYIVRIIQKFANAVGKDFTPKQPILDAVFENIRVNAVNKSISPYGTTMSLRISRPKLVLNEKTFNTFAPGFMYDFFKAVVQAKSNIVIGGETGTGKTELQKLLISFIPFEQKITMIEDVQESHIKEMFPEKDIISWVTSGGVTYTNLIAAALRNNPRWIMISETRGEEAYEMIQAVLSGHKIITTVHSINARAIPKRLINMAKIGYSVSEDSLQEDIRRNFDFGVQIKRINYEGKVIRYLSEVVEFNEKKDNTVFEQRFIDGTFYYKVGDLSDEYKDRFLESGACITLPSGKEFTKSLK; encoded by the coding sequence ATGGTGTTAAAGAAAAAAAATATATTGCCCCAAAAAGGACTTATTGATTCAAAGGTTTTAGAAAGTATCCAAGATTCATTAATACAATCTCATGCTGAATTAATTGTAAAAGGGCTTTTAGATCCAAAGGCAAGGCAAGAATTAAAGTATTATGTTGCAAAAGATCACGGTTACGCAGTAAAAGGAAATGAAGAAATAGTAGAGTATATTGTCCAAGAAACAGTAGGAACTGGTGTAATTGAAGAAATAATTAAAGATGAAACAGTTACTGATATTGGTTACAATGGAACAGATCTAATTATCGAAAGTAATGATATTAAGAAGAAATACACAGGGGATATTGAAATTACGGATGATTACATTGTGAGAATTATTCAAAAGTTCGCTAATGCCGTAGGTAAGGATTTTACTCCAAAACAACCGATTTTAGACGCTGTATTTGAAAATATAAGAGTTAATGCTGTAAATAAATCTATTAGCCCTTACGGAACAACAATGAGTCTTCGTATATCTAGACCAAAATTAGTTTTAAATGAAAAAACTTTTAATACGTTTGCCCCTGGTTTTATGTATGATTTTTTCAAGGCTGTCGTTCAAGCAAAATCAAATATAGTAATTGGGGGAGAGACTGGTACTGGAAAAACAGAATTACAAAAGTTATTAATTTCATTTATTCCCTTTGAACAGAAAATTACGATGATAGAAGATGTTCAAGAGTCTCATATAAAAGAAATGTTTCCAGAAAAAGATATTATAAGTTGGGTAACAAGTGGCGGGGTTACTTATACAAATTTAATTGCAGCTGCACTAAGAAATAACCCTAGATGGATAATGATCTCTGAAACCCGTGGAGAGGAAGCGTACGAAATGATTCAAGCTGTATTATCAGGCCATAAGATTATTACTACTGTTCATTCAATAAATGCTCGTGCAATACCTAAAAGACTTATAAATATGGCTAAAATCGGATATTCTGTATCCGAAGATTCTTTACAAGAAGATATTAGACGTAATTTTGATTTTGGTGTTCAAATTAAAAGAATAAACTATGAAGGTAAGGTTATTAGATATCTATCCGAGGTTGTGGAATTTAATGAGAAAAAAGATAATACAGTTTTTGAACAAAGATTTATAGATGGAACCTTTTATTATAAAGTAGGTGATTTATCTGATGAATATAAAGATAGATTCCTTGAATCAGGAGCGTGTATAACATTACCAAGTGGAAAAGAATTTACAAAATCTTTAAAGTAA
- a CDS encoding isopeptide-forming domain-containing fimbrial protein produces MVSFKKKNIFCLCLVVLFLISGKVEANILNLPKLSVVSDGGVTIGPEYTFVPRVNSNTEIQPFGGTGWRRISWNQNGGNSHNNRMFRALDVSTNNSWKGNIGVRYTNVGNYNGQSLDLKITVNDWAPRTVGSSKPQHISFEEKNIAISTQGYLWCDFTWEYVRSGTNTPVNVSGYYTFSDIDLAQGVHFPSSTVSKVDRFIIHDRNNRLSYKNVSGAYEVYDGKSTVSSGGVVTGTDYSDNQYIHEQAFTFLYSNESSLRFRWISPSRWNNLKGNYDNSAMGEYFFYVIDKPGQTVTPAPTKEVSHTNNFNINQKLKHTVIHEVPQEDPRFYYSNYLIEDTLDPVLTNPKVSILNQVNENVTNLFNTSISGNKVMISASAATLNLESFYGERYHIVIESSVDRSKLEQNIGNQSEYNIKNKATLIANNKTYSTNEVVTQISKRTITINHIDNDTNKMIKSETHVVFDGDSYDISPSTDLKRGNYNYKPINTSAQRGTINGKNVTLDFYYTVPKMTVGINKIQIYTDKVTLNPLDGLPTNIYLKKELVTGSKLEDFDGGKVKVVITDKNKTKQVYSKIFNINDLGDKLQLKLPTNYLSKDEKAQYSIDLIIDNNGTKNYELISETPNIETYGHTSSEKVLSNLEDGSIHYTGVIMTEKEIDKDVVEYKETLLLGVSNVSKQKTGYGFEVKLSTVYSNDLKKISEINANLLVDDNLVDSYLQYSSTDGMAIIPMDITQQTPSSDGKSISKEFKLPHVNIEKNTGNLFTDQQVSNNDNRINYEILDGGRKFYIPIWADLGDYDYKLKSNESIGVHEVTFDIKNNINVYAYMYGHIGSGTIKEDEILITPVDPQNPFPNGLPNGWTNEDVEWLKK; encoded by the coding sequence TTGGTTAGTTTTAAAAAGAAGAATATATTTTGTTTATGCCTGGTTGTTTTGTTCCTTATAAGTGGAAAAGTTGAAGCAAATATTTTGAATTTGCCGAAGCTAAGTGTTGTAAGTGATGGTGGGGTAACAATTGGGCCTGAGTATACGTTTGTGCCACGTGTTAATAGTAATACGGAGATACAACCTTTTGGCGGGACTGGTTGGAGAAGAATTAGTTGGAATCAAAATGGAGGTAATTCGCATAATAACCGCATGTTTAGAGCACTTGATGTTTCTACAAATAATTCATGGAAGGGTAATATTGGGGTCAGATATACAAATGTGGGTAATTACAATGGACAATCATTAGATTTAAAAATCACAGTAAATGATTGGGCACCACGTACTGTTGGTAGTAGTAAACCACAACATATTTCTTTTGAAGAAAAAAATATTGCAATTTCAACACAAGGTTATTTATGGTGCGATTTTACATGGGAGTATGTCCGTTCTGGTACCAATACCCCTGTCAATGTATCAGGGTATTATACCTTTTCAGATATTGATTTAGCACAAGGGGTTCATTTTCCATCTTCTACAGTTAGTAAGGTCGATCGATTCATCATTCACGATAGAAACAACCGTTTAAGTTATAAAAATGTTAGTGGGGCTTATGAAGTTTACGATGGAAAATCCACTGTGAGTTCGGGTGGGGTTGTTACTGGAACTGATTATTCAGATAATCAATATATACATGAACAGGCTTTTACATTTTTATACAGTAATGAATCGTCATTGAGATTTAGATGGATATCCCCAAGTCGATGGAACAATCTTAAGGGAAACTATGATAATTCAGCTATGGGTGAATATTTCTTCTATGTTATAGATAAACCTGGACAAACAGTTACCCCAGCTCCAACTAAAGAAGTTAGTCATACTAACAACTTCAATATAAATCAAAAGTTAAAACATACTGTTATTCATGAAGTCCCACAAGAAGATCCTAGATTTTACTATAGCAACTATTTGATTGAAGATACACTAGATCCAGTGCTAACTAATCCAAAAGTATCTATATTAAATCAAGTAAATGAAAATGTAACGAATTTATTTAACACTTCAATATCTGGTAATAAAGTAATGATATCAGCATCAGCAGCGACTCTAAATTTAGAAAGTTTTTATGGAGAGCGTTATCATATTGTAATTGAAAGTAGTGTTGATAGAAGTAAATTAGAACAAAATATTGGCAATCAATCAGAATATAACATTAAAAATAAAGCAACTTTAATAGCCAATAACAAAACATATTCTACTAATGAAGTTGTAACACAAATATCCAAAAGAACAATTACTATTAATCATATTGATAATGATACAAACAAAATGATTAAATCAGAAACACATGTAGTATTTGATGGTGATAGTTATGATATTTCTCCAAGTACAGACTTAAAGCGAGGAAATTATAATTATAAGCCAATCAATACAAGTGCTCAAAGGGGAACAATCAATGGAAAAAATGTAACTTTAGATTTCTATTATACAGTTCCTAAAATGACAGTTGGTATTAATAAAATCCAAATATATACAGATAAGGTGACATTAAACCCTTTAGATGGATTGCCTACAAACATATATTTAAAAAAGGAATTAGTAACGGGTTCTAAATTAGAAGATTTTGATGGTGGAAAAGTTAAGGTGGTAATAACAGATAAAAACAAAACTAAACAAGTATATTCAAAAATATTTAACATTAATGATTTAGGTGATAAACTTCAACTAAAGCTACCAACAAATTATCTATCTAAAGATGAAAAAGCACAATATAGTATCGATCTAATCATAGATAATAACGGTACTAAAAATTATGAATTGATTTCAGAAACTCCAAATATTGAAACATATGGGCATACATCATCAGAAAAAGTATTATCTAATTTAGAAGATGGATCCATACATTATACTGGAGTTATTATGACAGAAAAAGAAATAGATAAAGATGTAGTAGAATACAAAGAAACATTATTACTTGGTGTATCAAATGTATCTAAACAAAAAACAGGATATGGATTTGAAGTAAAGTTATCTACAGTCTATTCAAATGATCTAAAGAAAATATCAGAAATTAATGCTAATCTTTTAGTAGACGATAATTTAGTAGATTCATATCTCCAATACTCATCTACTGATGGTATGGCAATAATACCTATGGATATAACACAACAAACACCTAGCTCTGACGGAAAATCTATTTCAAAAGAATTTAAACTTCCACATGTAAATATAGAGAAAAATACAGGAAATTTATTTACTGATCAGCAAGTCTCAAATAATGATAACAGAATAAACTATGAGATATTAGATGGTGGAAGAAAATTTTATATTCCTATATGGGCCGATTTAGGAGATTATGATTATAAACTAAAATCCAATGAATCTATAGGAGTACATGAAGTAACATTCGACATTAAAAATAATATAAATGTTTATGCATACATGTATGGACATATTGGATCAGGAACGATCAAAGAAGATGAAATACTAATTACACCAGTTGATCCACAAAATCCATTCCCAAATGGGCTACCTAATGGGTGGACTAATGAAGATGTGGAGTGGTTAAAAAAATAA
- a CDS encoding helix-turn-helix domain-containing protein: MNFRDILEAKGVKARGYGIIPKLAMLDRELTIEAKAIYSYFCSYAGAGTTAFPSRDKICDDLGISVKRYYKHFSLLKQLGYVEVRQVKKENNKFSYNIYNLIENPKKIEVKANEENPEKESDLGEENKPCGHFDYTEEKKENPCGRFDYTEEKEENPCGRFEHTQIRHTQNDHTISNSSSFISNNVLYNHQSSLGTLDKPKQTDIEDLLEKIYRKIEIEDLKKAYPNDTEFLEEIVFNIMDMYLSSSITIQGERKPQSLIQAAISRLTYFHVETLINKYKQISTSTQITNYKAYIQTMIYNSIFENNLDSINTVGSLV; encoded by the coding sequence ATGAATTTTAGGGACATTTTAGAAGCTAAAGGGGTAAAGGCTAGGGGATATGGAATAATCCCTAAATTGGCCATGCTAGATCGTGAATTAACCATCGAAGCTAAAGCTATCTATAGTTATTTTTGTAGTTATGCAGGAGCTGGCACTACTGCTTTTCCAAGTCGAGATAAAATCTGTGACGATTTAGGAATTAGTGTGAAGCGATATTATAAACATTTTAGTTTGCTTAAGCAATTAGGATATGTAGAAGTCAGGCAAGTTAAAAAAGAAAACAATAAATTTTCTTATAATATTTATAATTTAATTGAGAATCCAAAAAAAATTGAAGTAAAAGCGAATGAAGAAAATCCTGAGAAAGAATCAGATCTAGGAGAAGAAAATAAACCGTGTGGCCATTTTGACTACACGGAGGAAAAGAAAGAAAATCCGTGTGGTCGTTTTGACTACACGGAGGAAAAAGAAGAAAATCCGTGTGGTCGTTTTGAGCATACGCAAATTAGGCATACGCAAAATGACCATACTATAAGTAACAGTTCTTCTTTTATAAGTAACAATGTTTTATATAATCATCAGTCTTCTTTAGGTACTTTAGACAAACCTAAACAGACTGATATAGAAGATCTATTAGAAAAAATTTATAGAAAAATTGAAATAGAAGATCTTAAGAAAGCTTATCCTAACGATACTGAATTTTTAGAAGAGATTGTTTTTAATATAATGGACATGTATCTTAGTAGCTCGATAACAATACAGGGGGAACGAAAACCTCAATCACTTATTCAAGCAGCTATAAGTAGGCTTACATATTTTCATGTTGAAACATTAATAAATAAATATAAGCAAATATCTACCAGTACTCAGATCACTAATTATAAAGCCTACATACAGACGATGATATATAATAGCATTTTTGAAAATAATTTAGACTCTATTAATACTGTGGGATCTTTAGTTTAA
- a CDS encoding ParA family protein: MKVISIFNQKGGVGKTTTAINLSASLAERGKKVLVIDNDPQGNLTTGFGIENEHFQKSLYDIYKYMLPIENVIIDLKQLDYKNLYLVPSDVKLTAAEEVLAGEYGKETRLKTVIDESDFLAEIDYVIIDCPPTFNIMSINALIASDSVIIPIEPNTFALNGTVNLVNTIKKIRKQINKDLKIDGALITMYDKRINSIKTLTEQIKEAFGNNTFNVYIRTDAQVRTSQDEGVTLLKYNKKSNAAKDYLNLADELLKKD, encoded by the coding sequence ATGAAAGTAATTAGTATTTTTAATCAAAAAGGCGGCGTTGGAAAAACAACAACTGCAATTAACTTATCAGCGTCCTTAGCAGAAAGAGGTAAAAAGGTATTAGTAATAGATAACGATCCACAAGGAAATCTTACAACTGGATTCGGAATTGAAAATGAACATTTTCAAAAAAGTCTATACGATATTTACAAATATATGCTACCAATAGAAAATGTAATTATTGATTTGAAACAATTAGATTATAAAAATTTATATTTAGTACCATCTGATGTGAAATTAACAGCGGCAGAAGAAGTTCTTGCAGGGGAATACGGAAAAGAAACTCGATTAAAAACAGTTATAGATGAAAGCGATTTTTTAGCAGAAATAGATTATGTTATAATTGATTGTCCTCCAACTTTTAATATAATGAGTATTAACGCATTAATAGCATCTGATAGCGTTATCATCCCAATAGAACCTAATACATTTGCATTAAATGGGACAGTAAATTTAGTAAATACCATAAAAAAAATAAGAAAACAAATAAATAAAGATCTAAAAATTGATGGGGCTTTAATCACCATGTATGATAAGAGAATAAATAGCATAAAAACTCTTACTGAACAAATTAAAGAAGCATTTGGAAATAATACTTTCAATGTTTATATAAGAACAGATGCCCAAGTGAGAACTTCTCAAGATGAAGGGGTTACATTATTAAAATATAACAAAAAATCTAACGCTGCAAAAGACTATTTAAATTTAGCTGATGAATTACTTAAAAAAGATTAA
- a CDS encoding tyrosine-type recombinase/integrase, with protein MNFVQPIRNPEKIEEMKIILIKNNYRDYFLFYFGINTGLRISDIIDLKVKDVLGRDHITLIEKKTKNTKKTKRFLINNDLKFEIKKYTQGMNDNDYLFPSQKGGHIKRVRAYEILTEAAEKVGITEIGTHTLRKTFGYHFYKQYKDIAMLQMIFGHSSASITLRYIGIEQDQIDGVLKDFSL; from the coding sequence ATGAATTTTGTACAACCAATAAGAAATCCTGAAAAAATTGAGGAAATGAAAATCATTTTAATAAAAAATAATTATAGAGATTATTTTCTATTTTATTTTGGAATTAATACAGGATTAAGAATTTCAGACATTATTGATTTAAAGGTAAAAGATGTTTTGGGACGAGATCATATAACCCTTATAGAGAAAAAAACAAAAAATACAAAAAAAACAAAGAGGTTCTTAATCAATAATGATTTGAAATTTGAGATAAAAAAATATACACAAGGCATGAATGATAATGATTATTTGTTTCCTTCTCAAAAGGGAGGGCATATAAAAAGAGTTCGTGCCTATGAAATTTTAACAGAAGCAGCAGAAAAGGTAGGAATTACTGAAATAGGTACACATACATTAAGAAAAACTTTTGGATATCATTTTTATAAGCAATATAAAGACATAGCAATGCTGCAAATGATTTTTGGACATTCTTCAGCCAGTATAACACTTCGTTATATAGGGATAGAGCAGGATCAGATTGATGGAGTTTTAAAAGATTTTAGCTTGTGA
- a CDS encoding DUF5348 domain-containing protein, whose translation MNDLEKILNNTGNISNAIGNLLKESTYKDYDDLSGLDIDRKDEEQLFLLDELRGILEKLENVKRDIDYLNRSIIYTGFLYKNNRGRYQAGNKEFTSGSGIEVLIYDEFYENDRWVITSVEHNDDYYLVGHRNVPMDGLKVRIRELPSMYK comes from the coding sequence ATGAACGATTTAGAAAAAATACTAAATAATACTGGCAACATTAGCAATGCGATCGGCAATCTACTAAAAGAATCCACTTATAAGGATTATGATGATTTAAGTGGTTTAGACATTGATCGTAAAGATGAAGAGCAATTATTTCTTTTAGACGAATTAAGGGGTATTTTAGAAAAATTAGAAAATGTAAAGAGAGATATAGACTATTTAAACAGATCTATTATTTATACAGGATTCTTATATAAAAATAATAGGGGTAGGTATCAAGCAGGAAATAAGGAATTTACAAGTGGGAGTGGTATAGAAGTTTTGATTTATGATGAATTCTACGAAAATGATCGTTGGGTTATAACCAGTGTAGAACATAATGATGATTATTATTTAGTGGGTCATAGAAACGTACCAATGGATGGTCTCAAAGTTAGGATTAGAGAACTTCCTAGTATGTATAAATAA
- a CDS encoding HD-GYP domain-containing protein, with protein MIVTKKLFSIEDEELQLHNYRVGKMSSRFAKFVGLHEQMIEDIAICGSLHDIGKAVIPKRILNKPTTLTNEEFKQIKMHSIYSYMILREMGYNEKICLISKYHHENYNGTGYPDKLKEKEIPLGARVLRIVDMFDALTNDRIYRKAMNKKSALFLMVKENHLFDPDLFSMFKDFIDIAMVI; from the coding sequence TTGATAGTTACAAAAAAATTATTTAGTATTGAAGATGAAGAACTTCAACTTCATAATTATAGGGTGGGAAAAATGAGTAGTAGATTTGCTAAGTTTGTTGGTTTACATGAACAAATGATAGAAGATATCGCTATTTGTGGATCTCTACATGATATTGGAAAAGCTGTGATTCCTAAAAGAATATTAAATAAGCCTACAACGTTAACTAATGAGGAATTTAAGCAGATTAAGATGCATTCTATTTACTCTTATATGATTTTAAGAGAAATGGGGTATAACGAGAAAATTTGTCTGATATCTAAGTATCATCATGAAAATTATAATGGAACTGGCTACCCTGATAAGTTAAAAGAAAAGGAGATTCCATTAGGAGCACGGGTTTTAAGGATTGTAGATATGTTTGATGCCTTAACAAATGATAGGATTTATAGAAAAGCAATGAATAAAAAGTCTGCCTTATTTCTAATGGTTAAAGAAAATCACTTATTTGATCCAGATTTATTTAGTATGTTTAAGGATTTTATAGATATTGCTATGGTCATATGA